The stretch of DNA ATTGGTAGAGCCGATTGGCGTGAGTTCCCCTCTGTATCCTCCGGGCTGTCGCATTCGCCGGGGCGGGGCTCGGGGGAGGGGGCAAGAGAGCCCCCCAGCATGCTCTGGAACTGCGATACAGGGATACGTGTGGATCAGGCCCGATCCGCGTTCGCCTCCCTGAAATCGCACTGCGTCTGCCTGTTCTGTTGCATCTCCCCCCTCCGGTCGCAGACGGGAACATGCCCGGGAATGGGGGTGCACCTTCGCGAGAGTGCCGCACCTGCCCGGAGACGTATTCCGGTTATCCGGTCCTCGCCAGGTCCGATTGGCACATTTCAGACGGATCTGCCGCCCCGCTCCTGATCCGCATGGGAGAGCTCGAACCCCGGGACGACGATCCGCACGACCGGAACCGCCGTGCGGGTGAGGTCCACCATGCAGACACGGTCCGCATGCTCGCCGACCTGCCGAAGCGCCGCATCGATGTCCTCGTCGAACCAGGGAGTACTGACGTCCTCCACGTCCTCGATCCGCACCTCCTCGGCCGGGGCGAACCAGACCTTGTTGATGCGCTTCAGCCGCTCGTAGCCCGCCCGGCGGGCCATCTCGATGCGGTATTCCTCCTTCACCATCCCGTGCAGCATGAGCGAGCGGGTCTCCGCCACTTCCAGCAGGGCGTTCACCGCGGCGATCTCGGGACTGGTGTGGGTGCCGACGCCCATCACCAGCATGGCGGGATCCCGCGTCTGCGTATCGTCCGCCGCGGCAGCGACGGTGGGAAGGGCGGTGCGCCCTTCGACGAGCCAGAGGTGGATCTCGATCCCTGCCGCCTGGAAGCGGTCGAGAAGATTCCGCGCATCCCCTCCCCCGTCGATGCGCAGCCGCCGCCCCAGGGATTTCTTCCGCTCGGCGACGCTCAGGGCATCCCACTCCACCACCTCCATCAGGGCGTGCAGGATCGCCTCCTCCATGGCGCACCCGGCGGCGAGCCCGGTGGTATCGCTGCGGAAGAGACGTTCGGTCTCCCCCAGCGAGATGTAGGGGTGGAAGACGGCGTTGCTCGGCACCATCACCGCCTCGTCGTTCAGGATGTCCCAGCCCGGGCTCCAGTGGATCTTCTCGCCCACGCCCAGGGGGCGGGCGAGCATCAGATCCCGGGGATCCAGAGCCCGCGTCAGCCCGATCTCCTCGTAGCTGGCGAGCTCCATGCGGTCCCCGTGGTACTCCGCCGAGTAGCGTTCGATCGCCTCCATCCCCGCCGCCACCTCCGCCTGGCGGGGCTCGATCCCCTTTCCGGAGAAGAATCGGGTCGCCCCGACCGCCGTCCGGGGTCGGACCGCAGCAAAGACGGGGATGTCGAGCCGCTCGGTCTCGGTGATATCCACGACCTCCGCGACCCCGATGGCGGGCATCAGGGGCGCGATCGCGCCGTGTACATCCTCCGGGGGGCGTGCGCGGTGAGTGCCCCGAAAAAAACGCTTCTCCACACGCCGGATGGTATAACCCATACCTTAGCATGGCGCAAGGATATTTTTATACTTTGGCCGGACCATTCGTACGTGTCATGAACGCGGACGAAGTCGTTGTTGGCATGCAGGTGCGCTATCCCCGCACGGGAACCATCGGGCGGGTGGAGAGGCTGGAGCGGGTCGGGGCGGACACCTACGCCCAGCTGGACTGCACGCACCTCCTCTACCGGGTGGACTACCTGGTGAGCGCTGCCGGGGAGGAGCAGAAGCGGGAGACCATCACGGAGGACATCAAGAAAAGGCTCGAAGAGGAGAGGGACTTTGCCAGGATGCAGGACGCCTGGCAGCACACGGACCAGAGCTGCGAGGGCGGAGGCTAGTCCCGCAGGGGGATCGTGATCAGCTTCACCGACTCCACCCCTTTCTGCGACATCAGCCGCTCCGCGATGTTCTTCAAGTCCGAGCCTTCGCCCCGGAGCAGGATCACCTCGAGGCAGCGGTCGTGGGTCACGTGGGCGTGCATGGATGCCTGGATGACGTCCATGTACTCGTGCTGGATGTCGAGGAGCGTCTGGAGCAGCCCCCTCTGGTCGTGGTCGTAGATCATGGTGATGACAC from Methanomicrobiales archaeon encodes:
- a CDS encoding YcaO-like family protein, translating into MGYTIRRVEKRFFRGTHRARPPEDVHGAIAPLMPAIGVAEVVDITETERLDIPVFAAVRPRTAVGATRFFSGKGIEPRQAEVAAGMEAIERYSAEYHGDRMELASYEEIGLTRALDPRDLMLARPLGVGEKIHWSPGWDILNDEAVMVPSNAVFHPYISLGETERLFRSDTTGLAAGCAMEEAILHALMEVVEWDALSVAERKKSLGRRLRIDGGGDARNLLDRFQAAGIEIHLWLVEGRTALPTVAAAADDTQTRDPAMLVMGVGTHTSPEIAAVNALLEVAETRSLMLHGMVKEEYRIEMARRAGYERLKRINKVWFAPAEEVRIEDVEDVSTPWFDEDIDAALRQVGEHADRVCMVDLTRTAVPVVRIVVPGFELSHADQERGGRSV
- a CDS encoding DUF2098 domain-containing protein, with protein sequence MNADEVVVGMQVRYPRTGTIGRVERLERVGADTYAQLDCTHLLYRVDYLVSAAGEEQKRETITEDIKKRLEEERDFARMQDAWQHTDQSCEGGG
- the nikR gene encoding nickel-responsive transcriptional regulator NikR translates to MTPDNELSRIGISLPKHLLDKFDEIIDYRGYSSRSEGIRDAIRSYITHYQWMSDVKGERQGVITMIYDHDQRGLLQTLLDIQHEYMDVIQASMHAHVTHDRCLEVILLRGEGSDLKNIAERLMSQKGVESVKLITIPLRD